In Streptomyces sp. NBC_00704, a genomic segment contains:
- the sucB gene encoding 2-oxoglutarate dehydrogenase, E2 component, dihydrolipoamide succinyltransferase has protein sequence MAVSVTLPALGESVTEGTVTRWLKAEGERVEADEPLLEVSTDKVDTEIPSPASGVLASIKVAEDETVEVGAELAVIDDGTGAPAAAPAPAAEEVAPPAPEPAPAAQPSTEQEAPAPAPTPEAAAGGGSAEGTDVVLPALGESVTEGTVTRWLKSVGDSVEADEPLLEVSTDKVDTEIPAPASGVLLEITVAEDETAEVGAKLAVIGAPGAAPAAAPAPAAEAPAPAAPAPTPAAPAPTPAPAAPAPTPAPAPAAQAPAPAAPAPVTPAPAAAPAPAAQASDEGAYVTPLVRKLAAENGVDLGSVKGTGVGGRIRKQDVLAAAEAAKAAASAPAPAAAPAAAKKAPALEASPLRGQTVKMPRIRKVIGDNMVKALHEQAQLSSVVEVDITRLMKLRAQAKDSFAAREGVKLSPMPFFVKAAAQALKAHPAVNARINVDEGTITYFDTESIGIAVDSEKGLMTPVIKHAGDLNIAGIAKATADLAGKVRANKITPDELSGATFTISNTGSRGALFDTIIVPPNQVAILGIGATVKRPAVIETEEGTVIGVRDMTYLTLSYDHRLVDGADAARYLTAVKAILEAGEFEVELGL, from the coding sequence ATGGCGGTTTCCGTAACCCTTCCGGCGCTCGGCGAGAGCGTCACCGAGGGCACCGTCACCCGCTGGCTGAAGGCCGAGGGTGAGCGCGTCGAGGCCGACGAGCCCCTGCTCGAGGTGTCGACCGACAAGGTCGACACCGAGATCCCCTCCCCCGCCTCCGGCGTCCTGGCCTCCATCAAGGTCGCCGAGGACGAGACCGTCGAGGTCGGCGCCGAGCTGGCCGTGATCGACGACGGCACCGGCGCCCCGGCCGCCGCCCCGGCTCCGGCCGCCGAGGAGGTCGCTCCGCCGGCCCCCGAGCCGGCCCCGGCCGCCCAGCCCTCCACCGAGCAGGAGGCCCCGGCCCCGGCTCCCACCCCCGAGGCCGCCGCCGGCGGCGGCTCCGCCGAGGGCACGGACGTCGTCCTGCCCGCGCTCGGCGAGTCCGTCACCGAGGGCACCGTCACCCGCTGGCTGAAGTCGGTCGGCGACTCGGTCGAGGCCGACGAGCCGCTGCTCGAGGTCTCCACCGACAAGGTCGACACCGAGATCCCGGCGCCCGCCTCCGGTGTACTGCTGGAGATCACCGTCGCCGAGGACGAGACCGCCGAGGTCGGCGCCAAGCTGGCCGTCATCGGCGCCCCGGGCGCGGCTCCGGCCGCCGCCCCGGCCCCCGCCGCCGAGGCTCCCGCCCCGGCCGCTCCGGCTCCGACTCCGGCCGCTCCGGCACCCACCCCGGCTCCGGCCGCTCCGGCGCCTACCCCGGCCCCGGCTCCGGCCGCGCAGGCTCCCGCGCCCGCCGCTCCGGCTCCGGTCACCCCGGCTCCCGCCGCCGCCCCGGCTCCGGCCGCACAGGCGAGCGACGAGGGCGCGTACGTGACCCCGCTGGTGCGCAAGCTCGCCGCGGAGAACGGCGTCGACCTGGGCTCCGTCAAGGGCACCGGCGTCGGCGGCCGCATCCGCAAGCAGGACGTGCTCGCCGCCGCGGAGGCCGCCAAGGCCGCCGCCTCCGCCCCGGCCCCGGCCGCGGCGCCGGCCGCCGCGAAGAAGGCCCCCGCGCTGGAGGCCTCCCCGCTGCGCGGCCAGACCGTGAAGATGCCCCGCATCCGCAAGGTCATCGGCGACAACATGGTCAAGGCGCTGCACGAGCAGGCGCAGCTGTCCTCGGTCGTCGAGGTCGACATCACCCGCCTGATGAAGCTCCGCGCGCAGGCGAAGGACTCCTTCGCCGCCCGTGAGGGCGTCAAGCTGTCCCCGATGCCGTTCTTCGTGAAGGCGGCGGCCCAGGCGCTGAAGGCCCACCCGGCCGTCAACGCCCGGATCAACGTGGACGAGGGCACGATCACCTACTTCGACACCGAGAGCATCGGTATCGCGGTGGACTCGGAGAAGGGCCTGATGACCCCGGTCATCAAGCACGCGGGCGACCTGAACATCGCCGGCATCGCGAAGGCCACGGCCGACCTGGCCGGCAAGGTCCGCGCGAACAAGATCACCCCGGACGAGCTGTCCGGCGCGACCTTTACCATCAGCAACACCGGCTCGCGCGGCGCGCTGTTCGACACGATCATCGTGCCGCCGAACCAGGTCGCGATCCTCGGCATCGGCGCGACGGTCAAGCGTCCCGCCGTCATCGAGACGGAGGAGGGCACGGTCATCGGCGTCCGCGACATGACGTACCTGACCCTGTCCTACGACCACCGTCTGGTGGACGGCGCCGACGCGGCCCGCTACCTGACCGCGGTCAAGGCGATCCTGGAGGCCGGCGAGTTCGAGGTCGAGCTCGGCCTCTGA
- a CDS encoding helix-turn-helix transcriptional regulator, with protein sequence MRAARLIKMVLLLQSRPAMTAAELARELEVSERTVTRDAQALSEAGVPVYAERGRAGGYRLVGGYRTRLTGLGRGEAEALFLSGVPEALREMGLADVASAARLKVSAALTPSLRDAPRAVAQRFHLDAPAWFREPRTPALLPVIADAVRDDRRVRARYRRGEREVERELEPYGLVLKAGVWYLCARVRGDGGGAWRTYRIDRFVGAEDLGDRFGRDEEFDLPGFWAGQAERFARSILRTEVVVRLSEAGVRALPHVVDPVAARDALATAGEADDRGRVTVTLGVESQDVAHAQLTALGAEAEVIAPESLRKRFAEDAARLAELYRPV encoded by the coding sequence ATGCGTGCTGCCCGGCTCATCAAGATGGTGCTGCTCCTCCAGTCCCGGCCCGCCATGACCGCCGCCGAGCTGGCGCGGGAGCTGGAAGTGTCGGAGCGTACGGTCACGCGGGACGCGCAGGCCTTGTCGGAGGCCGGTGTGCCGGTGTACGCGGAGCGGGGCCGGGCCGGCGGGTACCGGCTGGTCGGCGGGTACCGGACGCGGCTGACGGGGCTGGGGCGGGGTGAGGCGGAGGCGCTGTTCCTCAGCGGGGTGCCGGAGGCGCTGCGCGAGATGGGGCTCGCGGACGTCGCCTCGGCCGCGCGGCTGAAGGTCTCGGCGGCGCTGACGCCGTCCCTGCGGGACGCCCCGAGAGCGGTGGCGCAGCGGTTCCATCTCGACGCCCCCGCGTGGTTCCGGGAGCCGCGGACCCCGGCGCTGCTGCCGGTGATCGCGGACGCGGTGCGGGACGACCGCCGCGTCCGGGCCCGCTACCGGCGCGGGGAGCGTGAGGTCGAGCGGGAGCTGGAGCCCTACGGGCTCGTGCTCAAGGCGGGCGTCTGGTATCTGTGCGCCCGGGTGCGGGGCGACGGCGGCGGCGCGTGGCGGACGTACCGGATCGACCGGTTCGTCGGCGCCGAGGACTTGGGGGACCGTTTCGGCCGCGACGAGGAGTTCGACCTCCCCGGCTTCTGGGCCGGGCAGGCCGAGCGCTTCGCACGGTCGATCCTGCGGACCGAGGTGGTCGTGCGGCTGTCGGAGGCGGGCGTGCGCGCGCTGCCGCACGTCGTGGACCCGGTGGCGGCGAGGGACGCGCTGGCGACCGCCGGGGAGGCGGACGACCGGGGGCGGGTGACGGTCACACTGGGCGTGGAGTCGCAGGACGTGGCGCACGCGCAGCTCACGGCGCTGGGGGCGGAGGCCGAGGTGATCGCCCCGGAGTCCCTGCGGAAACGGTTCGCCGAGGACGCGGCACGATTGGCGGAGTTGTATCGGCCGGTGTGA
- the lpdA gene encoding dihydrolipoyl dehydrogenase, whose translation MANDASTVFDLVILGGGSGGYAAALRGAQLGLDVALIEKDKVGGTCLHRGCIPTKALLHAGEIADQARESEQFGVKATFEGIDVPAVHKYKDGVVSGLYKGLQGLIASRKVTYIEGEGRLSSPTSVDVNGQRVQGRHVLLATGSVPKSLPGLEIDGDRIISSDHALVLDRVPKSAIILGGGVIGVEFASAWKSFGADVTVVEGLKHLVPVEDENSSKLLERAFRKRGIKFNLGTFFSKAEYTADGVKVTLADGKVFEAEVLLVAVGRGPVSAGLGYEEQGVAMDRGYVLVDEYMRTNVPTISAVGDLVPTLQLAHVGFAEGMLVAERLAGLKTVPIDYDGVPRVTYCHPEVASVGITEAKAKEIYGADKVVALKYNLAGNGKSKILNTSGEIKLVQVKDGAVVGVHMVGDRMGEQVGEAQLIYNWEALPAEVAQLVHAHPTQNEALGEAHLALAGKPLHSHD comes from the coding sequence GTGGCGAACGACGCCAGCACCGTTTTCGACCTAGTGATCCTCGGCGGTGGCAGCGGTGGGTACGCCGCGGCCCTGCGCGGGGCGCAGCTGGGACTGGACGTCGCCCTGATCGAGAAGGACAAGGTCGGCGGCACCTGCCTGCACCGGGGCTGCATCCCCACCAAGGCCCTGCTGCACGCGGGCGAGATCGCCGACCAGGCCCGCGAGAGCGAGCAGTTCGGCGTCAAGGCCACCTTCGAGGGCATCGACGTCCCCGCCGTCCACAAGTACAAGGACGGCGTCGTCTCCGGCCTGTACAAGGGCCTCCAGGGACTCATCGCCTCCCGCAAGGTGACCTACATCGAGGGTGAGGGCCGCCTGTCCTCCCCGACCTCCGTCGACGTGAACGGGCAGCGCGTCCAGGGCCGCCACGTGCTCCTGGCGACCGGCTCCGTGCCGAAGTCGCTGCCGGGCCTGGAGATCGACGGCGACCGGATCATCTCCTCGGACCACGCCCTCGTCCTGGACCGCGTGCCGAAGTCCGCGATCATCCTGGGCGGCGGCGTCATCGGCGTCGAGTTCGCCTCGGCGTGGAAGTCGTTCGGCGCCGACGTGACGGTCGTCGAGGGCCTCAAGCACCTCGTCCCGGTCGAGGACGAGAACTCCTCCAAGCTCCTCGAGCGCGCGTTCCGCAAGCGCGGCATCAAGTTCAACCTGGGCACCTTCTTCTCCAAGGCCGAGTACACCGCCGACGGCGTCAAGGTCACGCTGGCCGACGGCAAGGTGTTCGAGGCCGAGGTCCTGCTGGTCGCGGTGGGCCGCGGGCCCGTCTCCGCCGGTCTGGGCTACGAGGAGCAGGGCGTCGCGATGGACCGCGGCTACGTCCTGGTCGACGAGTACATGCGCACCAACGTCCCGACGATCTCCGCCGTCGGCGACCTGGTGCCGACGCTCCAGCTCGCGCACGTCGGCTTCGCCGAGGGCATGCTGGTGGCGGAGCGCCTGGCCGGCCTGAAGACCGTTCCGATCGACTACGACGGCGTCCCCCGGGTGACGTACTGCCACCCCGAGGTCGCCTCCGTGGGCATCACCGAGGCCAAGGCCAAGGAGATCTACGGCGCGGACAAGGTCGTCGCTCTGAAGTACAACCTGGCGGGCAACGGCAAGAGCAAGATCCTCAACACCTCGGGCGAGATCAAGCTCGTCCAGGTGAAGGACGGCGCGGTGGTCGGCGTCCACATGGTCGGCGACCGCATGGGCGAGCAGGTCGGCGAAGCCCAGCTGATCTACAACTGGGAGGCGCTGCCGGCCGAGGTCGCGCAGCTCGTCCACGCCCACCCGACGCAGAACGAGGCGCTCGGCGAGGCCCACCTGGCCCTGGCGGGCAAGCCGCTGCACTCGCACGACTGA
- a CDS encoding GntR family transcriptional regulator: MTAPVVHSLREQIREHIVEGIVSGRWQPGERIVERRIATELEVSQTPVREALRELESLRLIESAPNKGVRVRNLTAADLEESYPVRAGLEAIAAELAARKLAEDCSVLEPHVAALYEADRASDGTAQVRHTVGFHRELVRAAGNSVLLHTWEGLGIEVFTALSIRWLGTVQQSYAEEHEELVQAFRRRDPRIAELVKAHVLGCAPRP; encoded by the coding sequence ATGACCGCGCCCGTCGTCCACTCGCTGCGCGAACAGATCCGCGAGCACATCGTGGAAGGGATCGTCAGCGGGCGCTGGCAGCCGGGCGAGCGGATCGTCGAGCGGCGGATCGCCACCGAGCTGGAGGTCAGCCAGACGCCGGTGCGCGAGGCGCTGCGCGAGCTGGAGTCGCTGCGGCTGATCGAGTCCGCGCCCAACAAGGGCGTCCGGGTGCGCAACCTGACGGCGGCCGACCTGGAGGAGAGCTATCCGGTGCGGGCGGGCCTGGAGGCGATCGCCGCGGAGCTGGCGGCCCGGAAGCTGGCCGAGGACTGCTCGGTGCTCGAACCCCACGTCGCCGCCCTCTACGAGGCCGACCGCGCCTCCGACGGCACCGCCCAGGTGCGGCACACCGTCGGCTTCCACCGGGAGCTGGTGCGGGCCGCCGGGAACTCGGTGCTGCTGCACACCTGGGAGGGCCTCGGCATCGAGGTGTTCACGGCGCTGTCCATCCGCTGGCTCGGGACCGTCCAGCAGTCGTACGCCGAGGAGCACGAGGAACTGGTGCAGGCGTTCCGGCGGCGTGACCCGCGGATCGCGGAGCTGGTGAAGGCGCACGTCCTGGGCTGCGCGCCCCGCCCCTGA
- a CDS encoding DUF4240 domain-containing protein: protein MDETEFWELVDASREAAEGDPEEQADLLVERLLGLDPDSVLDFARHFESRYNRAYRWDLWGAAWLLLDGASDDAFDFFRCWLIGQGREVFEGALHGDPDSLADLLDDFDEEIDGDGEELGYAADEAYEQLTGNVAPDLGIPPAPAEPEGTPVDFENESALAERYPRLWQRFKE from the coding sequence ATGGACGAGACGGAGTTCTGGGAGCTGGTGGACGCCTCCCGCGAGGCCGCCGAGGGTGATCCCGAGGAGCAGGCCGACCTGCTCGTGGAGCGGCTGCTGGGGCTGGACCCGGACTCCGTGCTCGACTTCGCCCGGCATTTCGAGTCCCGCTACAACCGCGCCTACCGCTGGGACCTGTGGGGCGCCGCGTGGCTGCTGCTGGACGGGGCGAGCGACGACGCGTTCGACTTCTTCCGGTGCTGGCTGATCGGGCAGGGCCGCGAGGTCTTCGAGGGCGCCCTGCACGGCGACCCCGACTCGCTCGCCGACCTGCTGGACGACTTCGACGAGGAGATCGACGGGGACGGCGAGGAACTGGGGTACGCGGCCGACGAGGCCTACGAGCAGCTCACCGGTAACGTCGCCCCGGACCTCGGCATCCCGCCCGCGCCCGCCGAACCCGAGGGCACTCCGGTGGACTTCGAGAACGAGTCGGCGCTGGCCGAGCGGTATCCCCGGCTCTGGCAGCGCTTCAAGGAGTGA
- the aceE gene encoding pyruvate dehydrogenase (acetyl-transferring), homodimeric type, protein MTDPQAIQPSALDQLPDRDPEETAEWQASLDAVAKAAGPHRAAYLMRRTLERAEGNGIALPKLLETDYVNTIPTAAEPTAPGDPEMERKITAWNRWNAAAMVTRGAKHGVGGHIATFASAAWLYETGFNHFFRGKEADGSGDQLYIQGHASPGIYARAFLDGRLTERHLDNFRQEAGGQGLPSYPHPRRLPWLWEFPTVSMGLGPLSAIYQARFNRYLTNRAIKDVSASHVWAFLGDGEMDEPESTAALALASREGLDNLTFVINCNLQRLDGPVRANFKIVQELEAQFRGAGWNVIKSLWGSAWDELFQLDTTGALVRRLREVPDAQVQTYQTRDAAYIRQDFFGKDPALAEMAKLLSDDKILECFHLSRGGHEAGKVYAAYKAAVEFKGAPTVILAQTVKGHTLGEGFASKNANHQMKKLSVDEFKTMRDLLELPISDAQFVDGIVPYGHPGADSPEVRYLQERRAALGGPAPARRTHALAPLPAPADKTFASFDKGSGTQNVATTMAFVRLVKDLVRDKETGKRWVPIVPDEARTFGMESLFPSLGIYSPKGQTYEPVDRDQLMYYKEAENGQILNEGITEAGSMADFIAASTSYATHGEAMIPFYIFYSMFGWQRTADQMWQLGDQLGRGFLVGATAGRTTLTGEGLQHADGHSPVIAATNPAALSYDPAFAYEIAAIVKDGLRRMYGEAAPGEDPNVFYYLTVYNEPMPQPAKPAAPGVDEGILKGLYRFNTAESAGVEVAAANAPRIQLLASGTAIHWTLKAQKMLAEEWGVAADVWSATSWTELRRDALEADAALLRGEERTPYVRRALHGAEGPVLAVSDYMRQVPDQIAQWVEQDWSSLGADGFGLSDTREAARRHFGVDAESVVVAALAQLARRGEVKATAVKEARERYGL, encoded by the coding sequence ATGACCGACCCCCAGGCCATCCAGCCGAGCGCGCTCGACCAGCTCCCCGACCGGGACCCGGAGGAGACCGCCGAATGGCAGGCCTCCCTGGACGCGGTCGCCAAGGCGGCCGGGCCGCACCGTGCCGCATACCTGATGCGCCGCACGCTGGAGCGGGCCGAGGGCAACGGCATCGCGCTGCCGAAGCTGCTCGAGACCGACTACGTCAACACCATCCCGACGGCCGCGGAGCCCACCGCCCCCGGCGACCCGGAGATGGAGCGGAAGATCACCGCGTGGAACCGCTGGAACGCGGCCGCCATGGTGACCCGCGGCGCCAAGCACGGCGTCGGCGGCCACATCGCCACCTTCGCCTCCGCGGCCTGGCTCTACGAGACCGGCTTCAACCACTTCTTCCGGGGCAAGGAGGCCGACGGCTCGGGCGACCAGCTCTACATCCAGGGCCACGCCTCCCCCGGCATCTACGCCCGCGCCTTCCTCGACGGCCGGCTGACCGAGCGGCACCTGGACAACTTCCGCCAGGAGGCGGGCGGCCAGGGCCTCCCGTCCTACCCGCACCCGCGGCGGCTGCCCTGGCTGTGGGAGTTCCCGACCGTCTCCATGGGACTCGGTCCGCTCTCCGCCATCTACCAGGCGCGCTTCAACCGGTACCTCACCAACCGCGCGATCAAGGACGTCTCCGCCTCCCACGTGTGGGCGTTCCTCGGCGACGGCGAGATGGACGAGCCGGAGTCGACCGCGGCACTCGCGCTCGCCTCCCGCGAGGGCCTGGACAACCTGACCTTCGTCATCAACTGCAACCTCCAGCGCCTCGACGGACCGGTCCGCGCCAACTTCAAGATCGTGCAGGAGCTGGAGGCCCAGTTCCGCGGCGCCGGCTGGAACGTGATCAAGTCGCTGTGGGGCTCGGCCTGGGACGAGCTGTTCCAGCTCGACACGACGGGCGCGCTGGTCCGCCGGCTGCGCGAGGTGCCCGACGCGCAGGTGCAGACCTACCAGACGCGCGACGCGGCCTACATCCGCCAGGACTTCTTCGGCAAGGACCCGGCGCTCGCCGAGATGGCGAAGCTGCTGAGCGACGACAAGATCCTGGAGTGCTTCCACCTCTCCCGCGGCGGCCACGAGGCCGGCAAGGTCTACGCGGCCTACAAGGCGGCCGTGGAGTTCAAGGGCGCCCCGACGGTCATCCTGGCCCAGACGGTCAAGGGCCACACCCTCGGCGAGGGCTTCGCGTCGAAGAACGCCAACCACCAGATGAAGAAGCTCTCGGTGGACGAGTTCAAGACCATGCGCGACCTGCTGGAGCTGCCGATCTCCGACGCGCAGTTCGTCGACGGGATCGTCCCCTACGGGCACCCCGGCGCCGACTCCCCCGAGGTCCGCTACCTCCAGGAGCGCCGCGCGGCCCTCGGCGGCCCGGCCCCGGCCCGCCGCACGCACGCGCTCGCCCCGCTGCCCGCCCCCGCCGACAAGACGTTCGCCTCCTTCGACAAGGGCTCCGGCACGCAGAACGTGGCGACCACCATGGCGTTCGTCCGCCTCGTCAAGGACCTGGTCCGCGACAAGGAGACCGGGAAGCGCTGGGTGCCCATCGTCCCCGACGAGGCGCGCACCTTCGGCATGGAGAGCTTGTTCCCGTCGCTCGGGATCTACTCCCCCAAGGGCCAGACGTACGAGCCGGTCGACCGCGACCAGCTGATGTACTACAAGGAGGCCGAGAACGGCCAGATCCTCAACGAGGGGATCACCGAGGCCGGTTCGATGGCCGACTTCATCGCCGCATCGACGTCGTACGCGACGCACGGCGAGGCGATGATCCCGTTCTACATCTTCTACTCGATGTTCGGCTGGCAGCGCACGGCCGACCAGATGTGGCAGCTCGGCGACCAGCTCGGCCGCGGCTTCCTCGTCGGCGCGACGGCCGGCCGCACGACCCTGACGGGCGAGGGCCTCCAGCACGCCGACGGCCACTCGCCGGTGATCGCCGCGACCAACCCGGCCGCGCTCAGCTACGACCCGGCGTTCGCCTACGAGATCGCGGCGATCGTCAAGGACGGCCTGCGCCGGATGTACGGCGAGGCGGCCCCGGGCGAGGACCCGAACGTCTTCTACTACCTCACCGTCTACAACGAGCCGATGCCGCAGCCGGCCAAACCGGCCGCGCCCGGCGTCGACGAGGGCATCCTCAAGGGCCTGTACCGCTTCAACACGGCGGAGTCGGCCGGCGTGGAGGTCGCGGCGGCCAACGCCCCGCGCATCCAGCTGCTGGCCTCGGGCACGGCGATCCACTGGACGCTGAAGGCGCAGAAGATGCTCGCCGAGGAGTGGGGCGTGGCCGCCGACGTGTGGTCCGCGACCTCCTGGACCGAGCTGCGCCGCGACGCGCTGGAGGCCGACGCGGCCCTGTTGCGCGGCGAGGAGCGGACGCCGTACGTCCGCCGGGCGCTGCACGGCGCCGAGGGCCCGGTGCTCGCGGTCTCCGACTACATGCGCCAGGTGCCGGACCAGATCGCGCAGTGGGTCGAGCAGGACTGGTCCTCGCTGGGCGCGGACGGCTTCGGCCTGTCCGACACCCGCGAGGCGGCCCGCCGCCACTTCGGCGTGGACGCGGAGTCGGTCGTGGTGGCCGCGCTGGCCCAGCTCGCCCGGCGCGGCGAGGTCAAGGCGACGGCGGTGAAGGAAGCCCGCGAACGGTACGGCCTGTAG